Proteins encoded by one window of Bacillus sp. DTU_2020_1000418_1_SI_GHA_SEK_038:
- a CDS encoding cytochrome c biogenesis CcdA family protein yields MMADLNVFIALGAGFLSFISPCCLPLYPAFLSYITGMSVGELKEENAMLQRRSMLHTLFFLIGFSLIFIAIGFSSSFLGTFFMDYQDLIRQIGAIFIFFFGLMVVGFLKPEFLMKERRFEFKNRPSGLLGSILIGMAFAAGWTPCTGPILGAVFSLAVSNPNSAMIYMIAYILGFAVPFFVLSFFIGKLKWIRKNSLLIMRVGGYIMMAMGVVLFFDWMTKIIAILSPLFGGFTGF; encoded by the coding sequence ATGATGGCTGACTTAAATGTGTTCATTGCGTTAGGGGCTGGATTTTTAAGTTTTATTTCACCATGTTGCTTGCCTTTGTACCCAGCTTTTTTATCTTATATTACAGGTATGTCTGTTGGTGAACTTAAAGAGGAAAATGCGATGCTCCAAAGGCGAAGCATGTTGCATACATTGTTTTTCTTAATTGGATTTTCACTTATTTTTATTGCGATCGGTTTTAGTTCTTCATTTCTTGGAACATTCTTTATGGATTACCAAGATTTGATCAGACAAATTGGCGCTATATTTATCTTCTTCTTTGGTTTAATGGTAGTCGGTTTTCTTAAACCGGAGTTTTTAATGAAGGAAAGAAGATTTGAGTTTAAAAACCGTCCTTCAGGCTTACTAGGATCAATATTGATAGGAATGGCATTTGCTGCAGGTTGGACACCATGCACAGGTCCTATACTTGGCGCCGTATTCTCACTTGCGGTTTCAAATCCTAATTCAGCAATGATTTATATGATAGCCTATATTCTTGGTTTTGCTGTTCCGTTCTTTGTCCTATCTTTCTTTATTGGGAAGCTTAAATGGATTAGAAAAAATAGTTTGCTTATTATGAGAGTAGGCGGTTACATTATGATGGCAATGGGTGTTGTCTTGTTTTTTGATTGGATGACGAAAATTATTGCAATACTATCACCTTTATTCGGAGGATTTACTGGCTTTTAG
- a CDS encoding response regulator produces the protein MARILIVDDAKFMRITLSNILKKANHEIVGEGENGKEAVQLYDALLPDLVTMDITMPEMSGLEAVKEIKRQYPSAKVIMCSAMGQQKMVVEAIELGAKDFIVKPFDEGRVLEAVNRVLS, from the coding sequence ATGGCAAGAATACTAATTGTTGATGATGCAAAGTTTATGAGGATTACATTATCAAATATTCTAAAAAAAGCAAATCATGAGATTGTTGGAGAAGGTGAAAACGGCAAAGAGGCTGTTCAATTATATGATGCGTTATTGCCAGATTTAGTGACAATGGATATTACAATGCCAGAAATGAGCGGACTTGAAGCAGTGAAGGAAATAAAAAGGCAATATCCAAGTGCAAAAGTAATCATGTGTTCTGCGATGGGGCAACAAAAGATGGTCGTAGAAGCGATCGAATTGGGAGCAAAAGACTTTATTGTAAAGCCGTTTGATGAAGGTAGAGTATTGGAAGCTGTTAATAGAGTACTAAGTTAA